The DNA region cttgctccccttatgtttctatatgtgttaacacaattcagcagcaaatgaagactgatgCCTGGATGTAGTTTTTCCAAAAAAGCTTTTTACTtcaatttcagtttaataagaaataattgaagtcacataaataactgtttacacaactcacttatattacactgctcatttatatcacactgctcacttatattacactgctccctactatgCATATTcatctttgctctttcgtgttttttcaccttcGTTGACACCTGTATTTGTCCATGCGATGTCCGTCACACTCGtgatggaacaaaatgcagcggTAAATTAGCAGAAGCATCAGCTACTTCGCAGCCTACTAGCCATTTTCTCCGATCATATCAAGTCCTCGAAAATTTATACAACATCCCGCCTtttgtagatacttgtttgatgtttaaatttggtgttggtggtcctaattctttaattgccaatttatccttattgctacaACGCATGTATTGTATTTCTTTCGATGTCACGATATAATTAATCTGTGCTGAGGTAACGTTCGCCGTGATGTAGATGTACGATGTTCAGCTGACAAAGGCCTGTCCCCGTCTCtcgttttttttcttcacatttgataaagatattaataaatattaagatattaattctcagtttgacagaaatcgcccCAAAAGGGGCGGTACTAAACAAAACGGGACTCAacgctgattggactatttagaggcagaaCAAAAAGTCTAGAATAGTGAAAACTAGTGTAACACTGTGGttgaatataaaagaaaaaaaaaagattggtgcGTTGCCCAATCACCCTAATGGAGAAACGGCCACTGCTGAAGATGCTTTATGTGAACATTTGTGAATCCTGATGTTCTGTTGTTTTATGCCGCTATTAACTACatgtaataaaatttctaaatgtatctttattttaATGGCAATTGTCCATTCTGATTTAATTGTGAGTTAACATAATCTTGCCGGTTAATACTTAATTATAGGTTAAGTGGCATTGATTATTCTccagaaacaaaaagaaaacactaaATGAACATCCCTCCCTCCCTTCCCCTATTTTTGCTGGTTTCAAAACCCATATTGCACCGTATTTGATTTTCACTTAAATGTAATGCTAAAACAGTTGCTGACAAGTGAGCACAAGTATTTCTTTCATGTTGGATGCATTAACGTCATATTTGCATAGGCCatacaatttttatttcattactgGTTGTTtgactaataataaaaatttaagaggaggattaaataatgttattattgaCTTGTAAACATATCCTTATTTCATATTTTCCAATTGTCCCAAATTGATTCTCAtcattttaatgtgttaatttTTAGGCTTGATGAAAGTGAAAGAGGAAAGACAAGATCTGAATGAAGTGGAGGAGAACCATCAGGATCAGAAAGATGCTGAAGAACAATCGGTGAATTACTCCGAAACTGAAAGGAGTTGCTCACAAAGCAGCATTCAGATAACTGATGTTAAAAAGCCTtacagctgctctcagtgtggaaacactttCAAACATAAAAGAAGCCTCGTATACCACACGTTAGTTCATGCTGgaataaagcctttcagctgttctcaatgtggaaagagttttacacagaaaaaacagCTTAATGATCACGTGCTTGTTCATTCTCCAGAAaaacctttcagctgctctcagtgtggaaacactttCACACGTAAAGCAAACCTTAAAAGTCACATGAGAAGTCATAGTGGGGAAAAGCCTTTCagttgctctcagtgtggaaacactttTACATGTAAAGGAAGCCTGAAGAATCATATGTTAATTCATGCTGGAATAAAGCCTTTCGTCTGCGCTCAGTGCGGAAAGAGTTTTGTGCAGAAAGGACACCTTAAGATTCATTTGGTAACTCACTCTTCAAAAAAGCCTTTCACCTGCTCCGAGTGTGGAAggagttttacacagaaaaatCAACTTAATGATCATGTTTATAGTCACTCTACCACAAAGCCATTCAGCTGCTCTCATTGTGGAAAGTGTTTCTCATTGGAAAAAAAACTCAATGAGCATGTGCGTATTCACTCTTCACAAAAGCCTTACATCTGCCTTCAGTGTGGAAACTCTTTTACACGTAAAGCAAGCCTTAACAATCACCTGATAATTCATACTGGGaaaaagcctttcagctgctctcagtgtggaaacactttCAAACGTAAAGGGTGCCTTAAGaatcacatgttaattcatgctggaATAAAGCGTTTTACCTGTGCTCAGTGTGGAAAGACTTTTACACAGAAAGGACACCTTAAGGTTCATTTGATAACTCACTCTACAGAAAAGCCTTTcacctgctctcagtgtggaaacactttCAAGCGTAAAGAATGCCTTAGATATCACATGCTAATTCACACTGGGAAAAAGCCTTTTACTTGCTCTGTGTGAAAAGTGTTTCACTTTTAAACAAGGATTTAATAGTTGCATGAGAATTCATACGAAAGCGAAGTCGTCTGTGTGTGAAGAGTTTTATATGGAAAGCTGGTCTCAGAGCTCCTCCTCATCGCTCTCACTTTGCCGTGAGAAAattgggtagcactttattttacagtcctgttccccatgtacatactatgtacttattatagtaattacaataactatgtaataactagttaCTAACCATGAACCTacccctaccccatgtagttaccttgtattaccagaactttcttagataaatacactgtaagtaaagtataagtacatgttagtacacgtactgtaaaataaagtgcaaccgaaaaTTGAACTGATCTGGATGGAGATTTCCAAGGGTTGACTCTTAAAAAATAGAACAAGAAAATAATGCTTGAAAGAGTTAAACTGTGCTGTGAGTGTTGGAAGAGCTTTAACACAGACAAGTATTCGATACAGAAAATAAAGCagaaactttgactgaaataaagtCGAACCACTATTTACATCCATATTTAAAGGTGCATTTTCTCTCAGAATCTTTACATTATTTCTGAGGTAAATAGACATTATGCTGATTAAGACTTATTCTTAGAACTTAGTTGCAAGGTGGAGGAAGTGAAAAAACATTGATCTATGTCTTTCgttattaactattattattaattagttatTCCATCATAATTGTGTTTTTCAtgaatttttttccacttttaggcattcttttttatttttatttttatggcatTTACATGATACCATTTTCAATGAAAAACCTAAAACATTAATTGCATTTTTCCTATTCATTTACTGTTCACTTTCGGTTTTTCTCACTCACTTTGGCTTAATTCTAGAATTATTATCTTTACAATTCAGCTCCTTTTCAACAGTTCTTTCACAGAAAATTTGAACGTCTTAGTTTATGCAAACTGTATTGCTAAGTATGACTTTACATGGGGAAAAATGTATATAAGATGATatgcaaatgttcattttcttTTCGCATGTAATGCATTTCTACACAAATAAATTTACTGTATACATACAAATGTTCATATTCTTTTCTAGGATGCTTtaggggtgagtaaaacatgaggtgagtttcttttttgggtgaaacactggatgaaattatttttttctacagaTGATGTCAATGTATTTTTCGTTTAGTCCGCAatgttaacaataataatgtcaCCTGCTCGCAACGTCTACAAGGGACAGCTTGTGTCACTAAtagtagtaaggctttcctctgtgTATACTTAATCCATACAAGTAAAATTTGTAGTTGTATTatttgtgtccccttcaaaaatgtatctttagaaatgttatgtttatccccccccccccccacaccccttACTGTTAGATTAAATGTATGCCCCTGCAAAAAGGAAACTGTCTGCCATTAAATGGTTTtgccataaaatgttttttaagatattgctgaacatttatttaaccagttCAAAAGTAAATTTCTGACTGAAGTAAATTTGTCATTTAGggttttagtgtttatttagagAGACATACGTTTATTATTCTTACCTATTTCACCATTACTTAATCTCCAAACTACTGCTTCACCAAAAACAAACTTTTTGGTTGTGCTCTACTATCTACAGACATGCAATAATCATAAGAGCGTTTTCTGAGCAGAACCTAATGATAAATTTAACAGCACACTTACAGTTCACCGGAGTGAGCATATTTCAACATCTgtaaacaaagaaattaaaactttatataaaaaaatgaaataaaatagttatttttttaaaaagtaccaTATTTTTGCCATATTAAACTTCTAAAGGGCTACTCcaccccaaaaatgtaaatgttgtcattaatcacttaaccccgtgtcgttccaaacccaaaaaagctttgtttgtcttcagaacacaatttaaaatattttggatgaaaactgccAAGTTACACTCTTCGTTTTATATTTGAGTCTCATAAAGTTTCATACCACATTTATGCAGATGTCACTCAGCTTTATTTTCCTCTAAAATCAGGTTCTGATTCAGTGTCCTCCTTGCTGGCTTGTTTAAAGGACATCAAGAAATTGATGGAAAATTTTCTActgttggaaaaaaagttttgtttggcCCTTTCCACCTTTTACATAATTTAAGACCTAATCTGCATCcttttttgaagaaaaaatcTATGAAAAGGTAAAAAATCTGGGAGTTATTTTTGATCCTGAATtgaaatttgacaaaaaaaaattaactatgtAGTCAGAGCCAGTTTTTTTGCAACAtaggtgaagtgaagtgacatacattcgtgctctgcatttaacccatccaaagtgaacacacacccagagcagtgggcagctatttatgctgcgTCGCCCAggcagcagttgggggttcggtgccttgctcaaggacagcacattcgtggtattgagggtggagagagtgctgtacattcacttctcccacctacaattcctgacAGCCTGGGACTTACAACCTCTTGGATTTAAAGTCTGACTGTCTAACTGTCTAAAAGTTTAAGTTTCATTTCAATCAATCAGACTGGATTACTGTAATGCTCTTTATGCTGGAATTAGCCAGTTTTCACTATCACATTTACAGTTGGTACAGAATGCTGCTGCTCGCTCTTTTGACAGGGACAAAAATAGAGGCTGTATATTAACCATGTTAGTTTCACTTCACTGGTTACCTGATAAATTCCattgattttaaagttttagtttttgtttttaaagtactTCATTGTCTttcctatatttacatttaagatCTTTTCCATTTCTATTTTCCTGTGAGAACGCTTAGGTCGTCTTCTCGGTAGTTATTGATTGTCCCAAAATCTTGTTTAAAATCTAAAGGGAACACAGCTTTTTCAATTCttttttgattttgatattattccatgaaacaggaagttgttatgAATTCATCTCAATTGATAGGCCACATCCTTCAATGTGCATATCTATAGGCAAATTGCGTCATGGCAGCATTTCAAAgcatactgttcaaaaacttctgactggtagtataggcaactttaatttttctctaatttctagcttttaattggcttagaaatacATAattgctggacaataacaaataatgatttgtttatatactacaaacactgtttatcacataataaggcagaatagttacTATTAGGGATGTCCTGATCCGATCAGGTGATCGGAAATCAGGCCCGATAGCGTGGTTTCCGACTCGAttggaatcggacgttacctcccgatcaggactcggatatatatatattctcatacaTATTTAACACaccttttgttatgcggtggcatagagttagacccttttgactccacacagaaacagtgacgcgtgcggcatgacatcactttgttttcaagagctggtgtgaataaatatagatacaaactcagagacatgatagtttgcgcttggcctgatatttcattcggacccaggatacagcgagatgaacatcacagagcgctaaactctcatgcagtgtgtgtttcattcatactcggaAGCCGGAGCGATATAAGGAATTTCTAAtttcaggaaattcctaatatggacaaaagcgtccagctatcgctgcggtgctcacaggaaaacagaaacttatgcaaacacgaagacattaatatacgatcacgacaattaattgtttttcaagtcatctccagcaggtgatagataaagtatatgaacaatgcagtgctaattgacatagcatttattacagtatagaaactattctgccttattatgtgataaacagtgtttgtagtatataaaaaaaattattattatttgttattgtccagcatttatagatttctaagccaattaaaagctagaaattagagaaaaattaaagttgcctatactaccagtcagaagtttttgaacagtaagcttgttaatgtttttttttaaagaagtccctTCTGTTCAccgagcctgcatttatttgatccaaagtacagcaaaacagtaagattttgaaatattttggaatacgaattctgagtataggtcaccatacttggctgtatgtcatgcaGTTATAATACCTAAAAGCAGATTCCCCTTGTTTTATGTGAACCCTTGCTATTTCTGACTCAATCCTAAttatctgagtgctctgttaggtttatattcagtgagcatagcTGCAATGTATTTCATTCCTAGGTCattgagtaaaagtactttaaaatcaatcctaaatgtaactggaagccagtgtaaggacttgaggactggtgtgatatgctcagattttctggttctagtcagaatcctggcagcagcgttctggatgagctgcagctgtctaatggtctttttgggaaggccggtgaggagcccattacaatagtccaccctgctggtgataaaggcatgaacaagtttctccaagtcttggctggaaactaagcatctaattcttgcaatgttttttaaatgatagtatgctgatttaggtAATGCTTTGACATAACTACTGAAACCAAGGTCTGTCTctagaatcacaccaagattcctgacttgatttttagttgtttgacccctagagttaaggtatgcatttacagtgagtcaatggggctgtagtcatttgaagataaggctaggtaaatctgggtatcatcagcatagctgtgataggcaatttggttctttctcattatttgacttagtggaagcatatacaggctaaacaagagcggtgcaagaattgacccttttgggactccgcatgtcatggatgtccacttagacttatgctctcctagactcacataatagcctctcccttctaagtatgacctgaaccatttgagtgaCATCCCTGAAAgccagacccagttttccagtctctgtagaagtatgttatgatcaacagtgtcaaatgCCACACTGAGATCTAGTAATACCGGCATttatattttgccagagtcagaatataattaattaatttacattatgTATTGGTTATTCTATGGTCTcatgaaaaacattaaaaggggatgttaaaataatgtacttacatgGCCCTCTGTTGGTCATATATTAATGTTCCCAATATGAATTAAGGGGGACACTTTCTATGGTCACATAGCAACATTACAAAGATGACATTCGGAACGCTATCAACTGTACTGAATTCATATGCAGACATTTTATTTGGGAATGGTCTGCAACTTATCTTCCTGACCCTTTTGGGAAACTTGGTTAAAAGCACCCATTTCAATTATGGGTCAAATGAGAAATtctcataaaaatgtatttaaaaaaattgattaaatagTAAATCTTGCTATCTGTTATTCCCTTATATTTGTAGACCATTACATACCTAGCGTTTTAAATCAATCACAAAGGTACAGGGTGGCATATTCCCCAATAGCAGGAGCGCAGGGAAGGGACATCCACCTATAACTGCATCCATTGATCCATACGAGGCCCACATCCGTTCGCCAGTTGTCACTGTCGCTCATGTCTTCCAGAAAGTACTGACTctttatctaaatgaatgggaTTGTTCTGCTTTGTTGTTGCATGTCACTTTTAGTGTGAACGAGACATTACCTTGCcattaataaatataaaccagatgtgtttgattcattttttcagcatgtttttgtACAATTTAATTGAAGAGATTAAATCTATCAGTTTCTCAACAGAAGACGTGTTCTTGTATGGGACAATATTGACCGGGCCCTAGGTAGAACCCATTTGAGCCACACATGGATGTGTTTATTCACAAGCAGATTTCAATGGTAGGTAAAAGTTTACAGGGAAAAGTCAATATTATAATACACATAATAATGACAGATTTGGGATCATTTTGTATGTGAAGCCACAGAtgatgaaaaatgtataaataatttgtCTAAGAAGTTATTTAGTTATTGCGCAAATTGTAGACAATACTTATCCTTTGGCACACATGCCAAAACATCTGCGGTTAGCTTAAATGATTAAGAATTTCAAATCAAATGTCAGCAATGTTCTGAATGTGttcttaatttctttaaaatgtctgatttgtttttcttttcaaatgtcaAAAGAACCGATAAGAATCAGAAGTATCAGTAAGAGCAGTAATACCTTTAAAAGCGTAACAATATCCATCACTACACTGTGCACAAGTTTGTTATCAGATGCAAAAACCCATTTTACGTGTTCTTTGCACATAAATGTGTATTGGCAGTGTGAACCTTAAGGTGTCCTTTCTGTGTAAAAGTCTTTCCAcattgagagcagctgaaaggctttattcCAGCATGAATTATCATGTGATTCCTCAGGATTCCTTTACatatgaaactctttccacactcagaGCAGGTAAAAGGTTTACTTCCAGTATGAAATGACATGTGAGTCTCAAGGTATCCTTTACGTGTGAAAGACTTTCCACACTCAGAGCAGGTAAAAGGCTTTTCTGTAGAGTGAGTTACCAAATGATGATAAAGGTGTCCTTTctgtgtgaaactctttccacactgagagcaggagaaaggctttatcccagtatgaattaacatgtgttTCTTAAGGTTGGCTTTACGTGTGaaagtgtttccacactgagagcagatgAAAGGCTTTTCTAAAGTGTGAGTTACCAGATGATTCTGAAGGTGTATTTTctgtgtgaaactctttccacactgagagcaggtgaaaggctttattccagcatgaattaacatgtgatcCTTAAGATTTTTGTTACACGTGAACGTTTTCCCACACTGAGAGCAACTGAAAGGCTTTTCCCCACTATGGATTTTCATGTGTTTCATAAGGCTTTCtttctgtttgaaagtgtttgcaGACTGAGAGCAGGTAAA from Carassius carassius chromosome 1, fCarCar2.1, whole genome shotgun sequence includes:
- the LOC132091934 gene encoding gastrula zinc finger protein XlCGF57.1-like isoform X1 yields the protein MVFVKEENAIEPETCRIKHEEPETCIIKHEEPETGRTKHEKQDGLMKVKEERQDLNEVEENHQDQKDAEEQSVNYSETERSCSQSSIQITDVKKPYSCSQCGNTFKHKRSLVYHTLVHAGIKPFSCSQCGKSFTQKKQLNDHVLVHSPEKPFSCSQCGNTFTRKANLKSHMRSHSGEKPFSCSQCGNTFTCKGSLKNHMLIHAGIKPFVCAQCGKSFVQKGHLKIHLVTHSSKKPFTCSECGRSFTQKNQLNDHVYSHSTTKPFSCSHCGKCFSLEKKLNEHVRIHSSQKPYICLQCGNSFTRKASLNNHLIIHTGKKPFSCSQCGNTFKRKGCLKNHMLIHAGIKRFTCAQCGKTFTQKGHLKVHLITHSTEKPFTCSQCGNTFKRKECLRYHMLIHTGKKPFTCSV
- the LOC132091934 gene encoding gastrula zinc finger protein XlCGF57.1-like isoform X2, translating into MKVKEERQDLNEVEENHQDQKDAEEQSVNYSETERSCSQSSIQITDVKKPYSCSQCGNTFKHKRSLVYHTLVHAGIKPFSCSQCGKSFTQKKQLNDHVLVHSPEKPFSCSQCGNTFTRKANLKSHMRSHSGEKPFSCSQCGNTFTCKGSLKNHMLIHAGIKPFVCAQCGKSFVQKGHLKIHLVTHSSKKPFTCSECGRSFTQKNQLNDHVYSHSTTKPFSCSHCGKCFSLEKKLNEHVRIHSSQKPYICLQCGNSFTRKASLNNHLIIHTGKKPFSCSQCGNTFKRKGCLKNHMLIHAGIKRFTCAQCGKTFTQKGHLKVHLITHSTEKPFTCSQCGNTFKRKECLRYHMLIHTGKKPFTCSV
- the LOC132091358 gene encoding gastrula zinc finger protein XlCGF8.2DB-like isoform X2, with protein sequence MLFIKEESEENTSEPETWRIKQEEPETWRIKQEEPETWRIKQEKPEAWRVKHEEQGGLMKVKEENQDLNEGEEKHQDQKDHGVTGEKSVSCSITITDVKRPFSCSRCGNTYIHKRSLMKHMRSHSEEKPSSCSQCGKSFTCNRSLEDHMLIHTGIKPFTCSQSANTFKQKESLMKHMKIHSGEKPFSCSQCGKTFTCNKNLKDHMLIHAGIKPFTCSQCGKSFTQKIHLQNHLVTHTLEKPFICSQCGNTFTRKANLKKHMLIHTGIKPFSCSQCGKSFTQKGHLYHHLVTHSTEKPFTCSECGKSFTRKGYLETHMSFHTGSKPFTCSECGKSFICKGILRNHMIIHAGIKPFSCSQCGKTFTQKGHLKVHTANTHLCAKNT
- the LOC132091358 gene encoding gastrula zinc finger protein XlCGF26.1-like isoform X1 — translated: MEFKEEREENTSEPETWRIKHEEPETCKIKHEEPETRRIKHEEPETWRTKHEEPETWRIKHKEPETWRTKHEEPETWRTKHEEPETWRTKHEEHGGLMKVKEENQDLNEGEEKHQDQKDHGVTGEKSVSCSITITDVKRPFSCSRCGNTYIHKRSLMKHMRSHSEEKPSSCSQCGKSFTCNRSLEDHMLIHTGIKPFTCSQSANTFKQKESLMKHMKIHSGEKPFSCSQCGKTFTCNKNLKDHMLIHAGIKPFTCSQCGKSFTQKIHLQNHLVTHTLEKPFICSQCGNTFTRKANLKKHMLIHTGIKPFSCSQCGKSFTQKGHLYHHLVTHSTEKPFTCSECGKSFTRKGYLETHMSFHTGSKPFTCSECGKSFICKGILRNHMIIHAGIKPFSCSQCGKTFTQKGHLKVHTANTHLCAKNT